The Arachis ipaensis cultivar K30076 chromosome B03, Araip1.1, whole genome shotgun sequence region AAAATCTTTGAAGTGCGTGTGATGCCTAATGGGTTAGAGTTTGCAGTTGATCTACGTCAGTGTCGTTGTGATTGTGGTGAATTCCAAGTTGATTGAATGCCATGTCGTCATGTCTTTGCTTGCTATGCAAATTAGCGATTGGATTGGCATGTTTACGTGCATGATATTTACAGGATGGACCAGGTCCGAAGGGTTTATAGAGCTAGGTTTAGGCCCCTTGGAAATCCAATTACATGGCCTGTGCATCACAAACCTCGATTTGTACCCAATCCTTTTCTTAAGCGAGTGACAAAGGGTCGGCCAAGGATAACCCGGTTCTTTAATGAGATGGGCACGTGAATGATACGTGCTCCAAGACATTGTAAGCAGTGTGGGGCCGAGGGCCACAGTCGTAGTAGATGCCAACAAGGTGGTTGTTCCGGTGCAGGTGGCACTGCTCACAATACCTAATTGTTATGATGTGTGCCattcttttttataaaatttatagcGTTTATGCCATTCAAGAACATTATCCCCTTTATTTGTGTCATTTAAAATAATATGTCCTTTATATTATATTACTTTACATTATGTCATCTAAGACATTTCTTGTGTTGTCACCTATAAAAATCCAGATATATCTTACATtaagtccaaatatatgttgccACTTATAAAAGTCCAAATATTTGTTGCCACTTAGAGAAGTCCAAATATATGTCACACGAAATCCAAATTATAGTTAACATTCTACTTTCTCATTGTCCATTTCACATCCTTGTAAATTTTTTTGCATTTCCTCGCGACATTCATAAATGCGAACGGAGTGAATATGTTTGCACTATGCCATGGAGGATCAGTTCTAAGATTATATCCTTTGTCTCCAGAAGATGAAGACAGTGTCCCACCTATAGCTGTATCCGCCACacctaaagaaaaattaaatatgaaATTCATATAATCCTACAAGCAATATTTGACACAATAACATAAACTATGACCATATCAACCTACTAAATGTGGTGTTACCTACACTAGGCCCAGGTGCATCACCACGATCGTCGTCATCACCATCAccttcgacatcatcatcattattatcatcctcatcatcaccctcatcctCGTCATTGTCTTTTGGGGACTCTACCAAATAGTCAACATCATCACCTTCATTACGCCTCATACTCTCTTCAATAAGACCCATTTGGATGCGACAGGAGTTTCCGCTATTAACAACATCTCGACCCCATTCACTCCTGCTTGAGTCAACAATAGTCTGCCGCCAGAATTTCCTGAAGGTGCACGAAATCGAATTATCACATCCAATGACTTCTGTCCTTGGGTCAGCACTTCATGGTCAACTGGGTTGGGTGGGGGCATATGGCTCAGGTTACACGACTATGATTGGCCCGCTTCTGTTGCCATGAATCCAAGTGGTTGGCTGAACGATGCTTGGTCTCCAGTTTCAAAGTGCGATAAACCCCAGTTTTGGTGATGCGGTTGGAACAACGGTGTAAAAGGCGATGAGAAATAAATCTAAAGAACATATGGATTTGAAGATTGCTGAGGTTCCTCCTGTAGTGGTGTTGACTGTAGGGGTTAAGGCGGTTGTAATGATGATTGCGGCTCTGGCTGGTGTGGCTAAGTTGGCATAGCATCACCCTCTTGAATTTTTTGTAAGACCAGATTAGACAAGTGCAAATGGGTCCCATTTTTTCCTCTATACCAATTCATGTAAAGATCTAATGGATGGTGTAAAGGCACAGGCTCCTGAATTAGAATGTGACTGTATCGGTTGGTCCACTGCATTATCCAAAACCTGTGTGTGACAGACCAATATAAGTTTTTAGGCCCGGTCAAAACCTCACCATGTTGGCCATCCAAAGACCTTTCTTGATGTGGGATACTCTGTAAAAACCTAAATTGTCTCCTGCACCTATCGATTGCATGCCACTCAAGAGTCTCAAACGATATCATGGTACTGTTGCACTCCAAATTTCTGAATGACTACGGACATCTTCTGGGATGACATCTGCCTCTATCCGATCAATACCGTAAGCTTCCCAAACAAACTCGATAGAAAATTAAACACTACATTATCTAAAAGGCATCAACATACATGTACATCGAGATGTTTCTATATAAATGGACGAGAAGACACCTGGTCTTCTCGAACCTCATCTAATAATCTCCTAAAATATGTGACAGTATGATATCTATATGGCTAATTTACACTCTCCCAGTTACGCCATCTGTTTACACATTTTTTTCATTACTAAAATTCCTATCCAaatattgaaatacaaaataaaatattattcaaaGGCGTATAACAATTCAAATTATCGGTTAGCTAGCGGGAAGTGTGGTGGGGCACCAGGAATCGGGGCAAAAAATGGCATACGAATCCAAGCCCGAATATACACAATTTCAGTGGACCGTCAATCTCTTTACTGTCAAAGCAAATTGCTCTACACAATATTCTGTACAAGTGTATAAGGGATGTCGATCCCCAACTAATTTCGTGAATCCAAGAAAAGTCACGAAgcaatggtagaaattttcagtGAACTGTTGACCTAGACTTATCAGCAAACAAGATTGACCAAAACAATAACAATATGTGGCATTTCACATACCTTTCCATGGCAATTGAATCATTGAAAATTAATCTGTCTTTCACATTTCTAATCTAGGTCAACTTGATGTAACTTTCTCTGCAATCACTAGTTCTAGGTGCAACTCTAAATTGATATAAGCATTCAGCTTCCATGGATTCCTGACTAGTCATAGTTGTTCCTGTCACGGAAAGACCATTTATCGGAATACCTAGGATTAGAGTTATATCTTCCAACGTAACAGTGTACTTGCCTACCAAAAGATGGAATGTGTGTGTATCTGGGTGCCATCTCTTTATTAAAGCTGTTACCAAAGCCGACTGATCTTGGATCACTCCAACTTAGGATACATGACCCAGTTGCCCACACAAGAGGCTCGACAATTGGATTATATGAATCCGGTAGATTCATGTGGATACATCTCAAAGTTCTTATACCCTACAAAATATAGACAAATAATAACTCAAGTTGtcttacttaattaattatatataaattaaaacacttataattaacattaaatttttttagaatgTTAATAAAAAATCATTTAACCTCTGTACTAAAATTGCATTCATAAGTAATAAAATTATCCACTAAATCAAATTTTACTTGATTGTCATTATAACTATGTATCTTATCAATAATTTTCAGACAAACATATTCAATTTGTTATAACAATACCTACTTACAAATATAATTAACAAATGAGTCTTTATCCTACATAGAGTCCTAAACAAGAAGGCCATAATTAATTAGTTTAACACAGAACCTAATTAATAATGATCTCCAATaacttaattattttttttataataattaattcaaatttctatttattctattacttacTACTTATCCCTTATTAAGAATTATTAGCGTAAACTAGCTATGTTACTGTTATAAACATATATATGCATGTAAAACTAACAATCATCTAAATAATGTTAATATTATCATTTAATTACTATAAATAATATTAActcataaatattattatttttatatttatatttaaaaaaaaaacaataacaacaaagccttatcccACTAGATGGAATCGACTACATGAATCAAATGACGCCATTGAATTCTGTCATGTATTATGTATACAgaaagaccgtttacatgtagatctcgtttgaccacctcatggatggtcttcttaggtcttcctctgcctttcatcccttatccatcttccatctcatccaccctcctgactggatgttccgtcggtcttcttctcacatgtccaaaccacctaaaacacgattctaccatctttttcacaataggtgctactccaactctctcccttatattttcattccttattttatccagtcgcgtatgaccactcatctatCTCAACATATTCATCTCTACCACACTTAGCTTATATTCGTGCTCCCATTTGGCCACCAAACACTCCGTACTATAAAGCATGGCCGGTCTTataactccgcctatgttacacttgtggtacatagccggtcccaagcccggataaaggaggagagttgtgttaggtcttcgacaaccaacataaaaactTAGTCGAATCTTTatgatatatttatatttttaaaaaaaaacttacaTAACTAGCTTGACTAAGATAGTTAACAATATGAAATTCAAAATGATCaacttctttaattttttttagacatTGTGATTGATTTTTTGGGTGGGTATGATATGAGTTATGAAAGTAAATGGGAGTGTTGCAAAGAAGGAAGAAAGTGATGTTCAGAGAAGAGGAATGAAGcttgaaagaagaaaaataggAGTAGCGTGGCTTTAGTCTTCAATGTTAGAGTGCATGGTCGACACGTGGGGGTGGCCATAATATGAGGGTCAAATTTGCGGATCACTCCCTCGCCGTTAGATCTGTTTTGTTTCGCTCCTATTCTTCGGATTGGAAGTTAAGGGCTTTAAATCTGAGATTCAGATTTCGCTCACCTTAATCAGCGTCCGATCTTCTTCAATTCAGGCTGGCTATTTGATGCTTTCTCCTAGCCTCAAATCTAAGGCTTCGAATTCACTGAAAATTGACCCTCCGATTTTGTCCCCCTAAAAATCGGAGGCTCAGATTTGTCTTTTATGCCGTCAACAATCATACACATCATAGATAACACACACGCCGACAATAACAGCGAAAAACACCATTTACGTCCCAACattaaaattaaaagagaaatactATTTGtcctttaaatttttaatatttaatcaattttttaatttaaatactattatttaattaatttaaatgtctactttttttttttNNNNNNNNNNNNNNNNNNNNNNNNNNNNNNNNNNNNNNNNNNNtaattaaaataaaaaaattgaaaaaaaattctaatttttgttGCTGGTAGATCAAGTCGTATATAAAGCTgcacgcggatcggatcggatataacCTATAATTTTATCCGATCCGCACTGCACTCATCAAATCGGATTGGATATGATATCCGCATTTTTTTTCGGGTCAGATCCGACTCGATCCGATCTGCATacatgcggatcggatcggatcggatattggATCCACATAATTCAAAAAAAGCTATTTTAAGAttctgtttgtttttttttttaaatgtctaAAAAATCTACTTTTTTTTATCTGTTTAAGCCTATTTACTCctaaatattatcaataaaagtttttttgaataacaaaaaaaataataacacaagatctaagtttAATTATTATAAGTTGAAgtataacataaaaaattaaaaacaagatcttataaaattaataaaataatatacaaattcatatcacattagagTTTACTTTTTTAAACTATATTATTTATAAGAGACGTGCGAATATACGGATCTGCGGATCGAATCCGTGGATATCACTACCAAATCCGCAATCCAATTATACTATAGTGCAGATCGGATCTGATCCGATATATATCATTATTGCAAATATGTAGATATTTTCTGATCTATGTCACTATGTGCAGCCTAGCCGTATATGCTATAGGAAAATTATCAGGTGTACCGAGAAACATCGGTGTTTCAGTTGTTTTAaccattaattttaattaatatatattatatatattttttataattaagatcaacggttaaaataactagAACACCGATATTTTCGGTACACTAATAACCTTCCTATGCTATAATGCTATTGATATCCTTGTTGGGCTTAGGTTCTCTctttgaataaaaataaagaaagtaCAGTACAAACATAATTTccgtaaaaaaagaaaaaaaagagaatgatTATCGAGATATTGCGTGGGTTTTAGCTTTCACCTCAATGCAGCTCCTCAGAATCTCGGAGTCCGCAACTAACTAACGTAGCTTTGGAGTTGGAAGGATATGGCCATGACGTATGCTCCGTCGCATCTGCAATTTCTCCGTCGTCTGTACCGTTTCGGATTTCTCCACCCTCTAAGTGGCCGCAATTTCTGGTATCCACCGCCACATCACCCTATCACTGTGCCAAACTACCGCACCTTCCAGTGCGCCGTTCCTAAGGGTATTGTAAACACCGTTCATAAttatcaaaatatatttttattttttttatattatatatagtttcatttcttttatttatatatatataaattccaAAGGTGAACCAGGATAGTTTGTGGttagttttctttgtttttttgggCGTTAGGCCCgttgttaattaaaaaaaatgtagtCTAATAATGAACAGGAATAAAAGGCGGGTAAATAACTGTCGCATCTAATCAGatatgcttctttttttttttttgtgactatctAATCAGATATGCTGAGTGTGAGAGAACTATTTTTCTTCTTTAGGCGGAGCAAAATTATTTTGCATTGCGAATTCAAAGTAATTAAACAATTTTGTTTTGTGAAAAAGGATACTGATTTGTTTGTTAGTTGAGCAACAAAATTACAAAAAACAACTCACCTCAccttcttctccctttcttcCACCGTTTATCCAATCAcatccttctctctctctctctctctctctctcctaaaTATGGATGGTAACTTTCATGtttcctatttttatttaattcaattcatCACTAATATGATATCCTTGATTCAGTTATATCTCCTTCAATCAACAATTTGTTATAGTGCTAGTAGCTATGCTTCCTTAGATCTTTCTGTCTCTAAATTATTCTCTAACAATCTTGCTTTATCTGATTACTAGTATCTGACCCGCGCAGATATGCAAGGTATTGAAATAAAAAGTGATAGCATTTTGGATTATAAAGATATGAGAAACAGAGAGCTTTTTACGTTCTCTGATTATGCTTTGTAGATTTCtttatactttttcttttcttttttcccccTTTTTCCCTATGTTTATCTGTGAGCTTCTTGTGTCATGAAAATTGATTTGAGATATTTTGTTTTATGTGATATCTGATTTGTTCATATCTCATGAAAGAGTCAAGTTTTATCAAACACTATATTCTGTAATCTCATTGTTCATGCTGTCATTATATAACTTTTTTTCCGTTTGTTAGGTCTCAGAGATAAGAAGTGTGTGCCATGCAATCTGAAGGAACTGCGACCAATGACCGAGGATGCAGCACACACTTTGATGCCACAGGTTTATTTGTaatcatcataatcatcatcatcataataaaGCTTTTTCAACTTAAGTGTTTGGAAATTGACATTTTCTGGTTAGGTTTCTGAGTGGAATTTGATAAAAGAAGATGGCATATTTAAACTGAAGAGGACATGGAAAGTAAAGACTTTCACCAAAGGCTTGGAATTCTTCAAGATAGTAGCTGACCTTGCTGAAAGTGAAGGTATCATTCTctgttctctctctttttttttttttcacttttataaTTTCGAAGGTGTATAGAGATTATGGTGTGTAAACAAGGTTTGTTTATAATGCAGGTCATCACCCTGATCTTCACCTTGTTGGCTGGAATAATGTTACTATTGAGATTTGGACTCATGCTGTCGGTATGAATTGTTCGTTACTCAAATTATTATTTAATCAAACATTGGTAGATGAGAAATACAGTACCAAAAGACTATGGATTAGGCACAATTGTCCTGCAATGAAATTAAAAGAGATTGTTAATTTAAAATATTGAGAGCCTAGCCTGTAGATAAGATCACAGGTAAATGGGTGCCATACTGCTTTTCTAATTTACATATATTGCTTCCCTGAAAAGCAGATGAATTATGAATTGCATAACCAATAGAACTTATGAAAGTTAACTAGAGGAAAGAAATTATagatttttcattttttgttcCTGTCCTGTGAACAGACATTTAGgccacaaataaataataaacaagtTAAACTTTATAGGTTTCATATACCATTTGTGGAAAATGGTAATTTGTACAGCTTAACTGGCAGTAAAATGAAATGATAACCCTGTCACAACCATTCTGGTATTGCTCAAATGCAAGCCTTTAGCTATGTAAATGTAAtgtaaaaaataaagagaaaaatatttcATAGGTTAACCGAACAACGTGTCACGCTTAAAAAAATGGTTTGCTGGCTCAATAAGCTTGAATCAACTTTTCATGATTGTGTTTAATAATATTCTGTTGAATTGACTTTATATATTACATGTGGTCATTCTTTCAAGTGATTCTTGTTCTTACAGGTGGGCTTACAGAAAATGACTTTATACTTGCTGCTAAGATCGATAAGCTTAATGTGAATGACCTACTGCGACGAAAGCCTTCAGACTGAGCTTTTGTAAACAATGATAGGGAATTACTTACATGTGTACTTCCAATAATGTCTTATCAATGAGCTTCTTTGTCACATGCTTGTTACTCTTATCTTTACATTGCTATATTTTGCTTGTAACTTCTtagttattataatttttttacttgATCTGTTTCCCCCAAAAGCTTCTAGATGCAATTGCAACAAGAAAAGTATTCAGTGCACAAAATGaagatttaaaaaattaacaagcaaCTAGTTATGATTGTCACACCTGTGCAGGAAATTAACAAGTGATTGTCAAGTATTAactgattttattttgattattctTATAGTTTAGGAAACATCGTTTATGATTTGGTTGTGCCATGCCAAAGTGTGTTCTTGGTATCAAGAGAATTCATGCGAACGTGAATTAATCTAAAGTTCTAAACCTATAATATATACCATATATATGTaagtggaataataataataataataaatataatacaaTGGTTATGTAANNNNNNNNNNNNNNNNNNNNNNNNNNNNNNNNNNNNNNNNNNNNNNNNNNNNNNNNNNNNNNNNNNNNNNNNNNNNNNNNNNNNNNNNNNNNNNNNNNNNNNNNNNNNNNNNNNNNNNNNNNNNNNNNNNNNNNNNNNNNNNNNNNNNNNNNNNNNNNNNNNNNNNNNNNNNNNNNNNNNNNNNNNNNNNNNNNNNNNNNNNNNNNNNNNNNNNNNNNNNNNNNNNNNNNNNNNNNNNNNNNNNNNNNNNNNNNNNNNNNNNNNNNNNNNNNNNNNNNNNNNNNNNNNNNNNNNNNNNNNNNNNNNNNNNNNNNNNNNNNNNNNNNNNNTTATGTAAAATTGACAAATACTTAAAAAgaatatttctaaaattaaattgtatttttttactatttgacaatatttttaacttttattttttaaatcatgtttccaaataataaaaaaaaatactatctTGATTCTAACAACACTTTCACACACAAAAAAACCTTTTTAAGTATTACCAAAGTCACTATTATAATGACATTTTATAAGGGTTACCAAAACTGCATAATTACCAATAATAATCATCATACATgcatcatacatacatacatatatgatTTAATAATGTTTATTAGTACTTGTATAAAAAGAAATATTAATACTTTAGAAATAGCTAAAAATCTTGATGAATTTAACATGCAGGTAAATAACCTTAGTGACCTCTACCATATAATCATTACGGATTCTAAAACATTGTTGCATCAGCACATGTTTTTCTTACGCGGatgataaataactcaaaaaggATTGCCATGAGACGACAAAATGCAAAGATTAATGACACCCACAAAGATTAATAACTCAATCCAGTTTTGCTTGACTAGCGCCTGATGCGCCTATCTAATTCTGATCTAAGATCTGAGATCACATCCTCTGCCTCAACGAGTTGTGCTTCAAGCTCTGCAATCAAGCTGTTCTGCTTTGCTGAGGTCTCTTCTTCATTTGTCTATTCATAATACACAGGTAAATGTAACTTGTAGACATTGGAGAAAATCTTAAGATATGATACAGAGACAGAAATGCAAATCAAATCAATGCACGATTTTCTGTTATGTAGTAATGTACTAATGTCACGGTCCTTGGAAGACAGGTAGTAAGATGAAATGAAATGCAATGCAGCAACAGGAGTTGATTATATGTTACAAAATCATCAACTCagtaaagagaaaaacaataagtcACACAAAAACGATACTATTTCCAACAAATAGATTTATAAACTGTACTTACTGGTGGATGATACTGCATGAATGCAGACTGGATAGCAGTCTGAACCTGACTATTGATTTCCTGCA contains the following coding sequences:
- the LOC107632128 gene encoding uncharacterized protein LOC107632128, with translation MAMTYAPSHLQFLRRLYRFGFLHPLSGRNFWYPPPHHPITVPNYRTFQCAVPKGLRDKKCVPCNLKELRPMTEDAAHTLMPQVSEWNLIKEDGIFKLKRTWKVKTFTKGLEFFKIVADLAESEGHHPDLHLVGWNNVTIEIWTHAVGGLTENDFILAAKIDKLNVNDLLRRKPSD